Proteins co-encoded in one Kribbella qitaiheensis genomic window:
- a CDS encoding phytanoyl-CoA dioxygenase family protein, producing the protein MTITQGSTDLPALASQYAEQGFVLVKGLLSKEEAASYRETSHALLGRLNRHDDPTWQSATGMAGGKTRLRHLHDAQFYDAAFSRLLVDPRFTDVAAAVMGVEDVQLHHTKLFVKPPENGSPFPLHQDYPFFPHKYHRVGAAIFHFDDAPEEKGCVRVIPGSHKAGPREHDPEGSYHLPDVPFDDATPQPAEAGDVLFFTYLTVHGSGVNVSNEPRTTWLVQYRDPSDPPTVKTHDHSLGQGMILRGVDPTGRSGV; encoded by the coding sequence ATGACGATCACGCAGGGTTCGACGGACCTGCCGGCGCTGGCGTCGCAGTACGCCGAGCAGGGGTTTGTGCTGGTGAAAGGCCTGCTCAGCAAGGAGGAGGCGGCGTCCTACCGGGAGACGAGCCATGCGTTGCTGGGCCGGCTGAACCGGCACGACGACCCGACCTGGCAGTCCGCGACGGGGATGGCCGGCGGGAAGACCCGGCTGCGGCACCTGCACGACGCGCAGTTCTACGACGCGGCGTTCTCGCGGTTGCTGGTGGATCCGCGGTTCACCGATGTGGCCGCTGCGGTGATGGGTGTGGAGGATGTGCAACTGCACCACACCAAGCTGTTCGTGAAGCCGCCGGAGAACGGGTCGCCGTTCCCGCTGCACCAGGACTATCCGTTCTTCCCGCACAAGTACCACCGGGTCGGAGCGGCGATCTTCCACTTCGACGACGCGCCGGAGGAGAAGGGCTGCGTCCGGGTGATCCCGGGCAGCCACAAGGCCGGGCCGCGCGAGCACGACCCGGAGGGCTCGTACCACCTGCCCGACGTGCCGTTCGACGACGCCACGCCGCAGCCCGCTGAGGCCGGCGACGTGCTGTTCTTCACCTACCTGACCGTGCACGGCTCGGGAGTGAACGTCAGCAACGAGCCGCGGACGACCTGGCTGGTGCAGTACCGCGACCCGTCCGACCCGCCCACGGTGAAGACCCACGACCACTCGCTCGGGCAGGGCATGATTCTGAGGGGAGTGGACCCGACCGGCAGGAGTGGCGTTTGA
- a CDS encoding helix-turn-helix domain-containing protein produces MSLTAVAAADRFVDLAGLLESCEVGGFRADFVSWGHYRPEYWRNYWHSHSFHEVCLAYSGEGRFNSGTTEYQIGPGDVFLARPGDVHEIESSRSAPLGIAFWGFTFRSVSGASGAGWWSGLTRPDGPVVSTALGGLPAVIAALAAEAAAPRSGYESSLDAFGAALVLDTARAFALEDDLSVEPIVRDRGPVVVEAMQRHLLDNLARPVTVREVAAAVHLSERHAERLFRSVTGASLMSTLWRMRLELAAQLLLDHTLTVTQVARACGYSDVRPFSTAFRRHYGKTPSAHRRTGGTEFLVRRS; encoded by the coding sequence TTGAGTCTGACGGCTGTCGCTGCGGCGGACCGGTTCGTGGACCTCGCGGGGCTACTGGAGTCCTGCGAGGTCGGCGGCTTCCGTGCGGACTTCGTGAGCTGGGGGCACTACCGCCCGGAGTACTGGCGGAACTACTGGCACAGCCACTCCTTCCACGAGGTCTGCCTGGCGTACTCCGGCGAGGGCCGCTTCAACTCCGGTACGACCGAGTACCAGATCGGTCCGGGCGACGTGTTCCTGGCTAGGCCGGGGGACGTCCACGAGATCGAGTCGAGCCGGTCGGCGCCGCTGGGAATCGCGTTCTGGGGCTTCACCTTCCGTTCGGTGTCCGGTGCCTCCGGTGCGGGCTGGTGGTCGGGGCTGACCCGGCCGGACGGTCCAGTGGTCTCCACTGCTCTTGGTGGGTTGCCTGCAGTCATCGCTGCGCTGGCGGCGGAGGCTGCGGCACCACGGTCGGGGTACGAGTCGTCCCTGGACGCTTTCGGCGCTGCACTCGTGCTGGACACGGCTAGAGCGTTCGCACTCGAGGACGACCTGTCGGTGGAGCCCATAGTGCGCGACCGCGGCCCGGTGGTGGTCGAGGCGATGCAGCGGCACCTGCTGGACAACCTGGCCCGACCCGTAACGGTGCGAGAGGTCGCCGCTGCCGTGCACCTGTCCGAGCGGCACGCGGAGCGGCTCTTTCGTTCGGTCACCGGGGCTTCGCTGATGTCTACGCTCTGGCGGATGCGCCTGGAGCTCGCGGCCCAGCTCCTGTTGGACCACACGCTCACTGTGACTCAGGTGGCGCGCGCCTGCGGGTACTCCGACGTACGGCCGTTCTCTACTGCCTTCCGCCGGCACTACGGCAAGACCCCGAGCGCCCACCGTCGCACCGGCGGAACAGAGTTCCTGGTTCGCCGGAGTTAA